A window of Ignavibacteriales bacterium contains these coding sequences:
- a CDS encoding NAD(P)/FAD-dependent oxidoreductase, which produces MDFDTLIIGAGVVGLATSEIFSKNNQRVLVVEKENKIGTGVSSRNSEVIHAGIYYPKDSLKSLLCIRGKILLYEWCLNHKVSHCRLGKYIIAINDEEKARLEMIKENAGNAGMDELYFATSEKINEDEPEIHSVGGLYSPTSGIISAHGLMDSLKVKSQQHGTDFLFCSKVKSITKNSQSTGYFVEITDASNQASEIEVAKIINCAGLYADEVALILGVDDASYKQKFVKGNYFKLSARKYKFNHLVYPVPLPKLHGLGVHITLGLEGEVKFGPDVENLAVRIEEYSVDENRKTAFYEAIKTYLPKIEMDDLIEDMSGIRPRLAADKEFNDFIINEEFNRNLPGIINCVGIESPGLTASLAIAEYIYGRFN; this is translated from the coding sequence ATGGATTTCGATACACTTATTATTGGTGCCGGCGTTGTTGGACTTGCGACTTCCGAAATTTTTTCCAAAAATAATCAACGCGTTTTGGTTGTTGAAAAAGAAAACAAGATTGGGACTGGTGTTTCCAGCCGAAACAGCGAAGTAATCCATGCTGGAATTTATTATCCAAAGGATTCGCTAAAATCTCTGCTTTGCATCCGTGGCAAAATTCTTTTGTACGAATGGTGTTTGAACCATAAAGTTTCCCACTGCCGTTTAGGTAAATACATTATAGCAATAAACGATGAAGAAAAAGCAAGATTAGAAATGATAAAGGAGAATGCCGGCAATGCTGGTATGGATGAACTTTATTTTGCAACATCCGAAAAAATAAATGAAGACGAGCCGGAAATTCATTCTGTTGGTGGTTTGTATTCTCCAACAAGCGGGATCATTTCTGCACACGGGCTTATGGATTCGCTTAAGGTAAAATCCCAACAACATGGAACTGATTTTCTCTTTTGTTCTAAAGTAAAAAGCATTACAAAAAATTCTCAATCCACCGGTTACTTTGTGGAAATAACTGATGCATCAAATCAAGCAAGTGAAATTGAAGTTGCAAAAATAATTAATTGTGCTGGTTTGTACGCTGATGAAGTAGCTTTAATTCTTGGTGTTGATGATGCCTCCTATAAGCAGAAATTTGTAAAAGGAAATTACTTTAAACTATCCGCACGTAAATACAAGTTTAATCATTTGGTTTATCCGGTACCACTTCCAAAACTACACGGACTTGGGGTTCACATCACTTTAGGATTAGAGGGGGAAGTTAAGTTTGGTCCTGATGTTGAAAATTTAGCTGTAAGAATTGAAGAATATTCAGTTGATGAAAATAGAAAAACTGCTTTTTATGAAGCGATAAAAACTTACTTACCAAAAATTGAAATGGATGATTTAATAGAAGATATGTCAGGGATAAGACCCCGGCTTGCTGCTGATAAAGAATTCAATGATTTTATTATCAATGAAGAATTCAACCGTAACTTACCAGGAATTATTAATTGTGTTGGAATAGAATCGCCAGGACTTACAGCCTCACTTGCAATTGCAGAATATATTTATGGAAGATTCAACTAA
- a CDS encoding ATP-binding protein, whose protein sequence is MCENKSLNQAANNADQNKIDKDDSTELTPMQNKDQEIIELKKSLDRFIQITSKINEFLWSVIYVDGIEDVFYTLSLEKITGYTPEELKKMPGRGLNLVFGEDAALVKDKLSQFEKDPNQLSIDLIYRIVKKSGEPVWLKESIVVERDKFGKITRYDGIVSDISEIKKIEDALKKSEDSLVQSNKSKDRFISIISHDLRAPFTSILGFAEILLNESDLSANDKREYLNYIYESSQNQLQLVNYLLDYSRLQTGRTKLELQRIKAKTLVYSCVSALTGNAMRKDITIKTFAPADIHIQADERLITQALTNLLSNAIKFTEEGKSIEVSVNVFKKGWIEFVVKDEGLGISEANKPKIFQFDQKISTEGTKGEKGTGLGLTLVKEIIEKHNGDIWFYSELGNGSEFHFTISEATNTIILVEDENASMILWKKLINRNLPNFEVITASNGYEAIGIIQKQIPTIVVTDHQMPLMNGIQLITSLRKKDENFRIPVIVISGVEIEEIKEKYLKLGVETILSKPVDLKQFQEILLKLAN, encoded by the coding sequence ATGTGCGAAAATAAAAGTCTTAACCAGGCAGCAAACAATGCGGATCAAAATAAAATTGATAAAGATGATTCGACGGAATTAACTCCTATGCAAAATAAAGATCAGGAAATTATTGAACTTAAGAAATCCCTCGACAGGTTTATTCAAATAACTTCAAAGATAAATGAATTCCTTTGGTCAGTGATTTATGTTGATGGAATTGAAGATGTGTTTTACACATTATCCCTGGAAAAAATTACAGGCTACACTCCAGAAGAACTTAAAAAAATGCCTGGTAGGGGTTTAAATTTAGTATTTGGTGAAGATGCTGCTTTAGTAAAAGATAAACTCTCACAATTTGAAAAAGATCCCAATCAATTGTCTATCGACCTGATCTATAGGATTGTTAAAAAATCCGGTGAACCAGTTTGGCTTAAGGAAAGTATTGTAGTTGAAAGAGACAAGTTTGGAAAAATAACCCGGTACGATGGAATTGTTTCCGATATATCTGAGATTAAAAAAATTGAAGATGCTTTAAAAAAGTCAGAAGATTCACTAGTTCAATCAAATAAATCAAAGGATAGATTTATATCAATCATCTCTCACGATCTGCGTGCCCCGTTTACAAGCATTTTAGGATTTGCAGAAATATTATTAAATGAATCGGATCTATCAGCAAATGATAAACGTGAATATTTGAATTACATTTATGAATCATCACAAAATCAATTGCAACTTGTTAATTATCTTCTGGATTATTCCCGGTTGCAAACCGGCAGAACAAAACTGGAACTACAAAGAATAAAAGCAAAAACACTGGTTTATAGCTGTGTATCTGCTCTAACTGGAAATGCTATGAGAAAAGATATTACTATTAAGACTTTTGCTCCGGCGGATATTCATATACAAGCTGATGAACGATTGATTACCCAGGCACTTACTAATCTTTTAAGTAATGCAATAAAATTTACTGAGGAAGGTAAATCGATTGAAGTTTCCGTAAATGTTTTTAAGAAAGGTTGGATAGAGTTTGTTGTTAAAGATGAGGGATTAGGTATTTCAGAAGCAAATAAACCAAAAATTTTTCAATTTGATCAAAAAATTTCTACTGAAGGGACTAAAGGAGAAAAAGGAACTGGTTTAGGTTTAACTCTTGTTAAGGAAATAATTGAAAAACATAATGGAGATATTTGGTTTTACTCCGAATTAGGCAACGGAAGTGAATTTCATTTTACAATATCCGAAGCTACCAACACTATAATTCTTGTAGAAGATGAAAACGCTTCAATGATATTATGGAAGAAATTGATAAATAGAAATCTTCCAAATTTTGAAGTTATAACAGCAAGCAATGGTTACGAAGCGATAGGAATTATACAAAAACAAATCCCAACTATTGTAGTTACTGATCATCAAATGCCGTTAATGAACGGAATTCAACTGATTACATCTTTACGAAAAAAAGATGAGAATTTTAGGATTCCTGTAATTGTAATTTCTGGGGTTGAAATTGAAGAGATAAAAGAAAAATATTTGAAGCTGGGGGTAGAAACAATTCTTTCTAAACCAGTTGACCTTAAACAATTTCAAGAGATACTTTTAAAGTTGGCGAATTAA
- a CDS encoding UpxY family transcription antiterminator: MVENIIHNTGLSKNWFALYTKPRHEFKASENLHLVEVEHYLPTVTRLKQWSDRKKKIIEPLIRGYIFVFVTEKERFLALQQNGIVRCVSFHGQPAIIPEWQIENLKKMLNRDSDFTLSEVIKVGAKVKVIDGPFQGVIGVVNYTQSGKTISITIDMLKRSVTAVLPAESVVKALEE; this comes from the coding sequence ATGGTGGAGAATATTATTCATAATACAGGTTTGAGCAAAAATTGGTTTGCTCTTTACACAAAACCGCGGCACGAATTTAAAGCTTCTGAAAATTTACATTTGGTAGAGGTAGAGCATTATCTTCCTACGGTTACAAGATTAAAGCAATGGAGTGATAGAAAGAAAAAAATAATTGAACCATTAATTCGTGGTTATATTTTTGTTTTTGTAACGGAAAAAGAAAGATTTCTTGCCTTGCAGCAAAATGGTATTGTAAGGTGCGTTTCATTTCATGGTCAACCGGCAATTATTCCGGAATGGCAAATTGAAAACCTTAAAAAAATGCTAAACCGCGATTCTGATTTTACACTTTCGGAAGTAATTAAAGTTGGAGCAAAAGTAAAAGTAATAGATGGACCTTTCCAGGGCGTAATTGGAGTAGTAAATTATACTCAAAGCGGAAAAACTATTTCAATTACAATTGATATGTTGAAACGTTCGGTTACGGCTGTATTACCAGCGGAAAGCGTTGTAAAAGCATTGGAAGAATAA
- a CDS encoding HD domain-containing protein, whose amino-acid sequence MSRKKTNQTELSKLSKGESVNHFLLVKKCEVKTGKNIKNYLSLELGDATASLSANVWDNYDAIFSSIKIGNVVNVQGVIDEYQGQLQIRVKGVRSLNPDEIFSAEDFLPTSKRKLDEMEKELWDTIEAIQNPYLLKLLKSILQDEIYQKYIKVPAGKSWHHSYIHGLLEHTLEIIKICKLTSDFHPEVNSDLLITGAILHDFGKTKELTFSPSFDYSDVGRLLGHIVIAAMDINRKCDEIIDFPESLKNQLLHLVLSHQGKLEQASPVVPKTLEAIILYHADELSAKANAYKSAIGAEAKGDNNWTKYIQLISSQLYIPEEFNRQ is encoded by the coding sequence ATGTCCAGAAAAAAAACAAACCAAACAGAATTGTCAAAACTTTCCAAAGGTGAAAGTGTAAATCATTTTCTTCTTGTTAAAAAGTGTGAAGTTAAAACCGGGAAGAATATAAAAAATTACCTTAGCTTAGAACTGGGTGATGCAACAGCCTCACTTTCTGCAAATGTTTGGGATAATTATGATGCTATTTTTTCATCCATAAAAATTGGTAACGTTGTTAATGTGCAAGGTGTAATTGATGAATACCAGGGGCAGTTGCAAATTAGAGTAAAAGGAGTGAGATCGCTAAATCCCGATGAAATATTTTCTGCAGAGGATTTTCTTCCAACATCTAAAAGAAAATTGGATGAAATGGAAAAAGAACTTTGGGATACAATTGAAGCCATTCAGAATCCATATCTTCTAAAATTATTAAAATCTATTTTGCAGGATGAAATTTATCAGAAGTATATCAAAGTACCTGCCGGCAAATCATGGCATCATTCCTATATTCATGGATTGTTAGAACATACTTTAGAAATTATTAAAATCTGTAAATTAACTTCGGACTTTCATCCGGAAGTTAATAGCGATTTGCTAATTACCGGAGCAATACTACATGATTTTGGCAAAACAAAAGAATTAACATTTAGTCCATCTTTCGATTATTCTGATGTTGGCAGATTACTTGGACATATTGTTATTGCAGCAATGGATATTAATCGAAAGTGCGATGAGATAATAGATTTTCCCGAAAGTTTGAAGAACCAACTCCTTCATTTGGTTTTAAGTCACCAGGGAAAATTAGAGCAAGCTTCACCGGTTGTGCCTAAAACTTTGGAAGCAATAATCCTTTACCACGCCGATGAATTAAGCGCAAAAGCCAATGCCTACAAATCCGCAATTGGAGCGGAGGCAAAAGGAGATAATAATTGGACAAAGTACATTCAACTGATCAGCTCTCAATTATATATTCCGGAAGAATTTAACCGGCAATAA
- a CDS encoding NAD-dependent deacylase, with protein sequence MNNRAELLEKLKKAENVLFFTGAGISAESGISTFRGADGIWNKLKPEELANFDAFLRNPKMVWEWYQYRRKIIHNSKPNPAHLAIVECEKYFKEVVVVTQNVDNLHYRAGSKTVHELHGNIERNYCIDCKTFYNSPDFANEGDAPRCKCGGLIRPDIVWFGEFLPQDAFTASETAAEKCDICFVVGTSAVVYPAAQIPQIARKFGAYLIEINLDETELTYLVDYSFKGKAGDILPELLEEVKKVKSV encoded by the coding sequence TTGAATAATAGAGCAGAACTTTTAGAAAAACTAAAGAAAGCAGAAAATGTTTTGTTCTTTACCGGCGCAGGTATATCAGCCGAGAGCGGTATTTCCACTTTCCGTGGTGCGGATGGAATTTGGAATAAATTAAAACCGGAAGAACTTGCTAACTTCGATGCCTTCCTCAGAAATCCAAAGATGGTTTGGGAGTGGTACCAGTATAGAAGAAAAATAATTCACAATTCTAAACCAAATCCTGCTCATTTAGCCATCGTTGAGTGCGAGAAGTATTTTAAGGAAGTTGTGGTTGTTACACAAAATGTTGATAACCTGCATTACCGGGCTGGAAGTAAAACAGTTCATGAATTGCACGGCAATATTGAAAGAAACTACTGTATTGATTGTAAAACATTTTACAACTCTCCCGATTTTGCAAATGAAGGTGATGCTCCAAGATGTAAATGCGGTGGACTTATTCGTCCTGATATTGTTTGGTTTGGAGAGTTTCTTCCACAGGATGCGTTCACAGCATCTGAAACAGCAGCAGAAAAATGTGATATTTGTTTTGTTGTAGGAACATCCGCAGTTGTTTATCCGGCAGCTCAAATACCTCAGATTGCTCGTAAATTTGGCGCTTATTTAATTGAAATTAATTTAGATGAAACAGAGTTGACGTATTTAGTTGATTATTCATTTAAAGGAAAAGCTGGTGATATTTTACCGGAATTATTGGAAGAAGTAAAGAAAGTAAAATCAGTGTAA
- a CDS encoding 6-carboxytetrahydropterin synthase, producing MKIAKEFRWEMGHRLSFHKGKCKNLHGHTYKLLLELSGDEDKNGMVIDYYDLEKMISPIIEKIDHSCMVSNKDVELKDALVKLNSKMVIVDFESTAENISKYILKEIAAIKLPQNVKSIKARIYETEFDYAEAEKNFE from the coding sequence ATGAAAATAGCTAAAGAATTCCGCTGGGAAATGGGGCATCGTTTATCATTCCACAAAGGAAAATGTAAAAATCTACACGGGCATACTTACAAATTGTTACTGGAATTATCTGGTGATGAAGATAAAAACGGAATGGTTATAGACTACTACGATCTTGAAAAAATGATTTCACCAATCATTGAAAAAATAGATCACTCCTGCATGGTTTCAAACAAAGATGTTGAACTTAAGGACGCATTGGTAAAATTGAATTCGAAGATGGTTATTGTTGATTTCGAATCTACCGCAGAAAATATTTCCAAATATATTTTAAAGGAAATTGCTGCAATAAAACTTCCACAAAATGTCAAATCCATTAAAGCCAGGATTTATGAAACTGAATTTGATTATGCTGAAGCTGAAAAGAATTTTGAATAA
- a CDS encoding radical SAM protein: protein MLKVNEIFYSIQGESSKVGLPCVFIRLTYCNLRCSYCDTEYAFFEGKDKTIDSIIEEIKQYNCNLVEVTGGEPLVQKESLELMKVLSDRGYEVMLETSGSLSIQEVDPRVKIIMDFKCPSSKMVKKNLYQNLNYLKQIDEVKFVIGSREDYDWTKKIIEEYQLDKKNQILFGCVFSDLKPITLVNWILEDRLNVRFQLQLHKYIWEPSTKGV from the coding sequence ATGCTAAAAGTAAATGAGATATTCTATTCCATCCAGGGGGAAAGCAGCAAAGTCGGACTTCCTTGCGTTTTTATCCGACTTACCTATTGCAATTTACGGTGTTCCTATTGCGATACAGAATATGCATTTTTTGAGGGTAAGGATAAAACCATAGATTCAATTATTGAAGAGATAAAGCAATACAATTGTAATCTTGTTGAAGTTACTGGTGGAGAACCTCTCGTTCAAAAAGAATCTCTTGAACTTATGAAAGTGCTGAGCGATCGTGGCTATGAAGTAATGCTTGAGACCAGTGGCAGTTTATCGATTCAAGAAGTTGATCCACGGGTAAAAATAATTATGGATTTTAAATGTCCCTCAAGTAAAATGGTTAAGAAAAACCTTTACCAAAATTTAAACTATCTTAAACAAATTGATGAAGTTAAATTTGTTATCGGGAGTAGAGAAGATTATGATTGGACAAAAAAAATTATTGAGGAATATCAATTGGATAAAAAAAATCAAATTCTTTTTGGTTGTGTCTTTAGCGATCTTAAACCGATAACTTTGGTAAATTGGATTTTAGAAGATAGGCTGAATGTAAGATTCCAGCTTCAGCTACATAAGTACATTTGGGAACCATCAACAAAAGGTGTTTAA
- the rpsT gene encoding 30S ribosomal protein S20, whose product MAHHKSAKKRIRSNERKRVFNQAASSKIKTLTKKVLNAEDKTEVDKVYKEAVATIDRNVNKGRIHKNTAARKKSALTKHVNSLPVAEPAAVKA is encoded by the coding sequence ATGGCTCATCACAAATCAGCTAAAAAAAGAATTAGAAGCAATGAAAGAAAAAGAGTGTTTAACCAGGCTGCTAGTTCCAAGATTAAAACTTTGACAAAAAAAGTGCTAAATGCAGAAGATAAAACCGAAGTAGATAAAGTTTATAAAGAAGCAGTTGCCACAATAGATAGAAATGTAAATAAAGGTAGAATTCATAAAAACACAGCGGCTAGAAAAAAATCAGCTTTAACCAAACATGTAAATTCTTTACCTGTTGCAGAGCCTGCGGCTGTTAAAGCATAA
- a CDS encoding NTP transferase domain-containing protein: protein MEETVESKKLYESVDELSSDFNFQFKETAIILAAGHGKRIKSHRSKMLHSIWNIPTVERVYNTCVKAIPDINNIIVVGIKARDVMEVIGKRKNTLFALQEEQNGTGHAVQVALDRIDPARFDGIIYVLPGDMGLIDENTITMFREKFIESHCDMMVLTGIYKGAPELNNYGRIIRVKTKDINGKSSGDDLDKVIEIIEHKDILHLQEDEPYKLKYKNKIYSYTKKELIDNNEFNSGVYAFNSKKLFQLIGSLTNDNVQKEIYITDLISLFNQNGYVVGAVSPCYQYVLMGFNNKSVLREMEALARSLAYEKLKDVIEINDPEDFFIDENVIDEILEMDKKGIPLDIEIGKGVHIGNGVKLNYNLVLKKNVYVNGNVVFGKNVTVWENVHLSCFYNQSFVIENNVEILSGDIIKGNIVIGENSRIESSVNMTGSDDFPLIIGKNVLIKGTSYIFGSIIEDDIFIEHSVIIKKRVERIIKRDGQLQPVKFYLPMPEGIDAISSL from the coding sequence ATGGAAGAAACGGTAGAATCTAAAAAACTGTACGAATCTGTAGATGAATTATCTTCAGATTTTAATTTTCAATTCAAAGAAACAGCTATTATACTTGCGGCTGGTCATGGTAAAAGAATTAAATCTCATCGATCAAAAATGCTGCACAGTATTTGGAATATTCCAACAGTTGAAAGAGTGTATAACACTTGCGTTAAGGCAATCCCGGATATCAATAATATTATTGTAGTTGGAATAAAAGCCCGGGATGTTATGGAAGTAATTGGGAAAAGAAAAAACACATTGTTTGCTTTGCAGGAAGAACAAAATGGTACAGGTCATGCTGTTCAGGTTGCGTTAGACCGGATTGATCCCGCAAGATTTGATGGAATTATTTACGTTCTGCCTGGTGATATGGGTTTGATCGATGAAAATACAATTACGATGTTCAGAGAAAAATTTATTGAATCGCATTGCGATATGATGGTGCTTACCGGAATTTATAAAGGTGCTCCCGAATTGAATAATTACGGCAGAATTATCCGGGTAAAAACAAAGGATATAAATGGTAAATCCTCCGGTGATGATCTTGACAAAGTAATTGAGATTATTGAACATAAGGATATTCTTCATTTGCAGGAAGATGAACCATATAAATTAAAATATAAAAACAAAATTTATTCTTATACAAAAAAAGAATTAATTGATAATAATGAATTTAATTCAGGTGTCTACGCATTTAACTCTAAAAAATTATTCCAATTGATTGGCAGTTTAACCAACGATAACGTTCAGAAAGAAATTTATATTACGGATCTTATTTCCTTATTCAATCAAAATGGATATGTTGTTGGTGCTGTTAGCCCATGCTATCAATATGTTCTAATGGGTTTCAATAACAAATCTGTTTTAAGAGAAATGGAGGCTTTGGCGCGCTCCCTGGCTTATGAAAAACTAAAGGATGTAATTGAAATAAATGATCCAGAAGATTTCTTTATCGATGAAAATGTTATTGATGAAATTTTAGAAATGGATAAAAAAGGAATTCCACTCGATATTGAGATTGGTAAAGGAGTACATATCGGCAACGGAGTAAAACTTAATTACAACCTTGTTTTGAAAAAAAATGTTTATGTAAACGGCAATGTTGTTTTTGGTAAGAATGTAACTGTTTGGGAAAATGTACATCTCTCCTGTTTTTATAACCAGAGTTTTGTTATTGAAAATAATGTGGAAATTCTTTCAGGTGATATTATTAAAGGAAATATTGTTATTGGCGAAAACAGCCGTATAGAATCAAGCGTAAATATGACCGGCAGCGATGACTTTCCTTTAATTATTGGAAAGAATGTTTTAATAAAAGGGACCAGCTATATTTTCGGCTCGATAATAGAAGATGATATTTTTATAGAACACAGTGTAATTATTAAAAAACGTGTGGAAAGAATTATTAAAAGGGATGGGCAGTTACAGCCAGTTAAATTTTATTTGCCTATGCCAGAAGGAATTGATGCCATAAGTAGTTTATAG
- a CDS encoding T9SS type A sorting domain-containing protein, which yields MKFFTLKIIISFFLFLNAASFSQTGDWKYVQKISFPATLADSTISPYSCVVDSKDNLWIISARVTSASAHNALFKAGPEDTLLTEVVDYTAKGDTLNVRALIGLTAIDDDILVTSKCNKLIHPAGVSRGYYYLDGDTSKATLYGFNMGNAGWGTEVYGITATKDSIVFAGLAYGGTSIRGYNFSLSRTAPGYAAYIDMASLTPAEPGGPNSGGFDIIRDCAVDPNEDYNNPETVWYTSRNSLNSTSANGGIARWAGGTQTDPKSYVGQRVTDASSDLSVGSWIPYGITIDNKHKLWVAGIDTTRRWVKAFEVDNFNFANAVEELPAQYSTSNPDPNGAPLRMPTDVAFTKDGYTAYVIDAAQKAAYRFSSKPTGVENEKTQPILFALKQNYPNPFNPSTVISYSLPKGMNVKLVVTNSLGQEIATLIDGFKLAGNYSKTFNAQNLSSGIYFYTLKADNLMFSKKMMLVR from the coding sequence ATGAAGTTTTTTACTTTAAAAATAATAATTTCCTTTTTTTTATTCCTGAACGCTGCCTCATTTAGCCAAACTGGGGATTGGAAATATGTTCAGAAAATTTCCTTTCCAGCTACACTGGCAGATTCTACCATTAGTCCATATTCATGCGTAGTTGATTCAAAAGATAATTTGTGGATTATATCAGCCCGGGTTACAAGCGCATCTGCACATAATGCACTTTTTAAAGCTGGACCGGAAGATACTTTATTAACAGAAGTAGTTGATTACACAGCCAAGGGTGATACTTTAAATGTTAGAGCATTAATAGGTTTAACCGCAATAGATGATGATATTCTTGTTACCTCTAAATGTAATAAGTTAATTCATCCGGCTGGTGTATCCAGGGGATATTATTATTTAGATGGAGATACAAGTAAAGCAACTCTTTATGGCTTTAATATGGGCAATGCAGGATGGGGAACGGAAGTTTACGGTATTACAGCTACAAAGGATTCAATTGTATTTGCGGGTTTAGCTTACGGTGGAACTTCCATACGTGGTTATAATTTTTCTTTATCCAGAACTGCACCTGGTTATGCCGCATATATTGATATGGCTAGCTTAACTCCAGCAGAACCTGGTGGTCCAAATTCAGGTGGATTTGATATTATAAGAGATTGCGCTGTTGATCCAAATGAAGATTACAATAACCCGGAAACAGTTTGGTACACTTCCAGAAATTCTTTAAATAGTACTAGTGCAAATGGTGGAATAGCAAGATGGGCAGGTGGAACACAAACCGATCCTAAAAGTTATGTTGGACAAAGAGTTACAGATGCCTCAAGCGATCTATCGGTTGGTTCCTGGATTCCTTATGGAATTACAATAGATAACAAACACAAACTTTGGGTTGCTGGAATAGATACAACCAGAAGATGGGTAAAAGCATTTGAGGTTGATAATTTTAACTTTGCTAATGCAGTGGAAGAATTACCGGCACAATATAGTACATCTAACCCGGATCCAAATGGCGCTCCTTTACGTATGCCAACGGATGTGGCTTTTACAAAAGATGGTTATACAGCTTATGTAATAGATGCAGCTCAAAAGGCAGCTTACAGATTTTCTTCTAAACCCACTGGTGTTGAAAATGAAAAAACACAACCGATTTTGTTTGCACTTAAACAGAACTACCCAAACCCATTCAATCCTTCAACTGTAATCAGTTATTCGTTGCCAAAAGGTATGAATGTAAAATTGGTTGTAACAAATTCGCTTGGACAGGAAATAGCAACATTAATTGATGGATTTAAGTTGGCTGGTAATTATTCAAAAACATTTAATGCGCAAAATCTTTCTAGCGGAATTTATTTTTATACCTTAAAAGCAGATAATCTGATGTTTAGCAAAAAGATGATGCTTGTTAGATAA
- a CDS encoding universal stress protein yields the protein MEKIFKCLGLAITFSPTGKALLMEAKRLRDLFDSKIVFIHVGEKNKEKEKQLVELIGDAGFSKDSFQLEWAKGDIANAIVKKCVETNIDLLIAGALEKENFVKYYFGSVARKLMREAPCSLLIYISPSESPKSFKKFSVSVDYTPRCEETIKIAHKFALLDKAKEFILVRDFQAPALAMTVQDAGSTEEAERIRSEWEKEEHDKMNMLVKELNLTGININIVTLFGKEGWEANRFVGAVQSDIFVVSSPEKRLTFLDRIFQHDLEFTIKELPCPLMLIKTFKNT from the coding sequence ATGGAAAAAATATTTAAATGTCTTGGCTTGGCAATCACGTTTTCTCCAACGGGAAAAGCATTGCTGATGGAAGCAAAACGACTGCGCGATTTATTCGATTCAAAGATTGTATTCATTCATGTTGGGGAAAAGAACAAAGAAAAAGAAAAACAGTTGGTTGAATTGATTGGAGACGCAGGATTTAGCAAAGATTCCTTCCAGCTTGAATGGGCGAAAGGCGATATAGCAAATGCGATTGTTAAAAAATGTGTAGAAACGAATATCGATTTATTGATTGCAGGAGCTTTAGAAAAAGAAAATTTTGTAAAATATTATTTTGGTTCAGTTGCAAGAAAGCTAATGAGGGAAGCGCCTTGTTCATTATTAATTTACATTTCGCCGTCAGAATCTCCCAAAAGTTTTAAGAAATTTAGTGTTTCTGTTGATTATACTCCACGTTGTGAAGAAACAATTAAAATTGCTCATAAATTTGCCCTGCTTGATAAAGCAAAAGAATTTATACTCGTCAGAGATTTTCAAGCACCTGCACTTGCTATGACGGTTCAGGATGCGGGTTCTACTGAGGAGGCTGAAAGAATTAGAAGTGAATGGGAAAAGGAAGAGCATGATAAAATGAATATGCTTGTTAAGGAGTTAAACTTAACCGGAATAAATATTAATATTGTTACCTTGTTTGGCAAAGAAGGTTGGGAAGCAAACAGATTTGTTGGAGCTGTTCAAAGTGATATTTTTGTTGTGTCTTCACCAGAAAAGAGATTGACTTTTCTTGATAGAATTTTTCAGCATGACCTTGAATTTACAATTAAGGAATTACCCTGCCCATTGATGTTAATAAAAACTTTTAAGAACACTTAA